A segment of the Panacibacter ginsenosidivorans genome:
TGTATCCCCCTCCTGCTGCATTTAATTCGGGGTAATAATCCCCATTAAGCATAAACGAAGCTTTTCTTCTTATGCTGTCCTTTGCAGAATAGTTGAGATACAAATCGTAAGTAGGGTCCAAAGAAAGCCACGCACCATTTTTTTGTGGGTTGATATCATTCGATGGAGAATAAGTCAGCAATAAATTACCTTCTTCCCATCCAATACTTGGACCTGTAGCCCACTGAAGTGCAAATAGTACTTCCTGGTTATCATTGTACTGAGATTGGAACAGGTTGTAATAATTATTCAATAAACTCAAGCCGCTTTCATTACAAACGGTTCCCGCATATTTTTTTGCGCTGTCTAATAATTTCTGATCACGACTTCCATTGCCTTCCAAACCAGACATAGTAAGGTAAACTTTTGCAAGCATTCCCTGTGCTGACCATGTTGTTACTCTTCCTTTTTCATCGTTACGAGGTAAGCTATTTGCGGCAAAAGTTAAATCATTAACTACAAACTGATAAACATCTGAAACAACATTACGTTTTAGTAATGGGTCCTGAATAAGCTTACTGTTATCTTCGATGATAGGCACTGCACCCCACAACATAGCGAGATAATAATAGGCAGTGCCACGAATAAATTTTGCTTCGCCAATAGCTGCATTTTTATCTGCATCACTGATGGATTTATCTGCCTTTTGTTCTATGGAATTAATAACACCATTGCATTGACCAATCAAATTATACAATCCTTTCCATCCACCCTGCATTACGCTATTGCCAGCAGTAATGGTGCGTGTATAAAGCTGAACCCAATCGCTGATCCATTGACGGTTGCCATTTCCGCTTAAGATATCTCCCAAAGGCAGATAGGCTTCGTGATGCCATACACCCCAAGGAGAACCACCATAAAGACTGGCAGTGGCTAATCTTAAATCTGCAGTGGTTTTATAAAAGTTATCCGAACTTATTTGCGATTGCGAAGGACGGTCGAGAAAGCTTTTATTACAAGCAAAGCAGGAGACCGCAATCACTGCAATCAGTAAAATTTTATTAAGACGTTTCATGTGCTAATTTTTATTTTTTGAATTTTGCCACATGTTATTCGCCATAAAATTTTCTCCGCCGTTTGGTATAATAGCTCGAAAATTTTATAGCTCATTTCATGATCTCAAATTTTGTTATTTAGTTAAATTCAGGTTTACTCCGAATGTAAATGTTCTCGGCTGAGGATAATATCCACCATCCCAACCAGCCTGTAACGGATTCCAGGATCCGATTTCAGGATCCATACCCGAATATTTGGTTATAATGAAAGCATTTGAAACGGTTGCATAAACTCTGAGCGCATGCATATGTGCTTTGGATAATAATCTTTCAGGAATTCTATATCCCAGTGTAATGTTTTTGCACCTGATAAATGAACCATCTTCAATGTACAAATCAGAGGGGCGAAGATTTTCGTTCGTATTATCATTTCTCAAGCCCACTATTTTTGTATCGGGATTCGATACGTAAGCATTGTTAACATCAGCATGTGATGCATTCGGATCCAAATACTCAACCCTGGCATAGCCCAAAACAGCCTTAAAATAATTGGTATTATTCCCAGGATAGGTTTGTGAAATTGTCAACTGGTTAAATACTTTATTTCCATAGCTTCCGCTAAGAAAAATGTTTAGATCAAAATCTTTATAAGTAAAGGAATTATTTAATCCAAATTGATACTTAGGTAAAGGAGAGCCTAAAAACGTTTGATCGTTTGTGTTAATAACACCATCGCCGTTGAGATCTTTATATTTTCTGTCGCCATACCAAATACCACCACCATTAGGTGAAACAGGATATGGATTTCCACTTTGGTCTACCGGAAGTGCATGAGATTTAAAATCTCCAGGGGTAGCGAAAATGCCATCGAACACATAGCCATAAAACGAACCGATTGCCTGACCCACGACTGTTTTTTCAAAAACATATCCATTATAGGTTTGCGATAAGTTTGCTCCTACATCACCATTACCTAAGCTTATTATCTTATTTACGTTGTGTGAAACGGTGATATCGGTTCTCCATGTAATATTTTTTGACCTGATGTTGGTAGAACTAATTCTAAAATCAAATCCTTTATTGCTAATAGCGCCGATATTAACATAAGGCGCCTGCATAGCTCCCGGCGACCAGCTTGTAGTGGTTCCGGAAAATAATGGCAACGGCAGCTTTAATAACAGTCCATCTGTCTGACGATCATAAATGTCAAATGAAAAACTTAATCTCCAGTTTAAAAACGTTCCATCAATTCCTGCATTAGCATATTTCGTTTTTTCCCAGCTTACATAAGGATTTGCCAGGTTAGACTGGAATTGGGCCGTACCTGATAAGCCATTATTTACAGTAGAAAGCATTGTAACGAATGTATTACCCGGTATCCCCTGGTTATTGGTTACGCCATAACCTAAACGCAGCTTCAGGTCATTAATAAATTTTATACCTTTTAGAAGTTTTTCATTATTTATTCTCCATGCAAAAGCGCCGGACGAAGTAGTTACCCAACGATTATCTGCCGGAAAATTGGAAGAGCCATCTCTGCGAACATTACCAGTTAACAAATATTTGTCGTTCCATCCAAGATTAACACGTCCAAAATAAGATTCAAGCGCAGGCCCTGAACCTGATATACCACCGTTAGCAGCTGTATTGGCATCACCGCTGCTGACAGATGTTACATTATCGGAAGGAAAATCTCTTCTGGATGCTGATACACTTTCAAAAGTGTTTAATTGCGATTCGTGCCCGGCTAATGCATTTAAACTAAGTTTTCCAAATAGATGGGCATACGTAAGATAATTGCGAACTACAGTGTATATATTCTGAGAGGAAGCAGAAGATGCGGAATTGGTAGTATTTTTGGCCCTGCCAAAATCATATGTAGGATTGAAAGATTTTTCGTTGGTAAAATCGAAATTTCCGGATACCTCATTACGCAATGATAAATCCCTGTAAAACTGGATTTCTGCATATACGTTTCCAAATACCTGGTTTCTTTTTTTAGTATGCGAATTCAAAAGCGCAAGCCCCACGGGGTTTGGAATAGGTACAACCCAACCGGCATCATTGGTAACACCACCCCAACTTCCATCCAGATTTTTTACAGGAACATCAGGAGTTAAGCTCAGCGCATTAGAAATAACACTTGAGGTAGTTGAATTGACATTCTCGTCAACGTGTGCCAATTGAAGGCTGGTTCCAATTTTCAGCCAATTGGTTGTTTTGTTATCTAAGTTTAAGCGAACTGAAAATCTTTTAAAATCAGAACCCAGTGCAATACCTTCCTGGTCAAAATAAGAAGCTGAAAATAAATACTGTGTGCGGGCATCGCCACCATTAACAGTAACAGAATGATTTTGCATCGGCGCTTTACGGAATAATTCTGCCTGCCAATCTGTACCTGTTCCCAAATATTTGGGGTTTGCTAATTCTGGTCTCGCATCAAACTGCCATACCACAGCACGATCATTTAAAAGACTTGCAAATTCCTGCAGATTAACGGTAGGAAGTTTCTTAGGTATTTCCTGGAGACCATAATACCCTTCGTATGAAACGCTTGAAGCTCCTGCCTTCCCTCGTTTAGTAGTAATTATGATTACACCATTTGTAGCTTGCGAACCGTAAATTGCTGATGCCGAGGCATCTTTTAATACGTCAATACTCTCAATTTCGGAAGGATTGATGGTATTTAGCGGGTTCGAACCACTGCCCGGATCATTTGGCGAAGGAATAATAACTCCATCTATTACATACAATGGAGCGTTGTTTCCCGTTATAGAAGACACTCCACGAACCTGAATAGCTACACCTCCGCCTGGCTGACCAGAAACCTGCTGTACCATTACACCCGCAACTTTACCCTGCAATGCCTGATCAATAGTTGTAGGAAGTGTTTGGCGAAGTTCTTCTCCGCTAATAGAAGATATAGCACCTGTAACATCTTTTCGCTTCGTTTTGCCATAACCAATAACAACTACATCCTTAAGGTCGGATCCATTCTCTTCCAGTTTTAACTCAATCGTGTTGCTTTTGCCAACAGTTACTTCTTTTTGCAGGTAACCAACCCTGCCGATGACGATTACATCTCCAACCTTTGCATTAATAACAAATCTACCGGTGCTGTCTGTAGAGGTATGTACACTGGTGCCTTTAATCAATACTGTAACATCAACAAGGGGCTGTTCACTGAATGCAGCGTAAACTCTCCCGGTAATTTTCTTTTCAACAGATTTTTCCTGTGCACGACTATTCATTGCAAGAAGCAGGAAAAATAAAAAAAAGAGCAGCCTGCTTTTGGCTCTTTTTGGATGTTGTCGTTTAAGTCTCATAGCAAACAATTAGTGGTTAATAAAAAATATTAGTGATTTATATAAGCAGTTATATATTTCTTTGATATAAGCAGTATATCATTTGGCATCGCCTGTTGTGTCACTCCCTTTTACGTTCAGAACTTTTTTAAACAAGTGAGGTGAATAGCCCGGAAAGCCTAACCTGTTGTTATTTTATAAACGGCTACTCACCATCGCCTTGCATCACTCATCACTGCGTACACAGCCCCGATGCTATCAGGTTATTACAGTCGCCCCGGGGGTTATATGCCCACCTGTAATACTGTGTACGCTGTGCGTTTATTGCTGAATAAAGAACTATAGTACAAGAGTGCGACGCAACAATGCTAAATGCTTATTCTAATGCAGGGCTCACAAAAAATTTTATTTCATATTCACTGTAATTTGTTCTCCCTGGTATGTTACTGTTGCATCTGCATTTTGCGCTGTATTAAAATCTTTTGGTTTGTCTTTACTTATCCATACTATGCGGAAGGTTCTCTTTGTAAGCATCCCATCGAAAGAGCCCTCGCGTTTATCAATTGTCAATGTTTTTGTTGTATCGTTGTAGTTTATTGGAATGATGCTGAATGCACCTTTCTCGTAATTGTAGTTTGTGCCTTCATCTTCGTATAATTTGAAAGAAGCATCAGCGCCTGTATAAACATTCAACGTAATGGTATCAGCAGGTTTTTCAGAAGTGTATTGCAGTTCGGGGCCAAAAGGAATAATTGAACCAGCTTTTACAAACACAGGCATTCTTTCGTAAGGCGCATCTGCATTGAGTTTGCGACCGCCTTCAAAATATTTTCCTGAATAGAGATCATACCATCCTGCGCATGTTGGCAAATACAAATTGCGGTTGCGTTGTTTGTATTCATAAACAGGATTGATCAACAAGGAGGGACCACACATGTACTGATCACCGATATTCAACACTGCGGTGTCTGTTGCAAAATCCATTGCAAGCCCACGCATGATGGTATAATTATCATGATAAGTTTCACCTGCTAATGAATAGATATAAGGGAGTAAACGATAACGCAGTTTATCGTAATACAAAAAGCTTTTATATGCAGGATGATCTTCAGAAGCGGTATTGAAAATTTCTCTGAAAGGATATTGACCATGTACACGAAACAGCGGAACAAACGTACCAAACTGCGACCAGCGTGTCATTAATTCTCTCCATTCTTCCAGCTTTTCTGCATTAGGTTTTTCAAACTTTTCGGGAACAACAAAGCCGCCAATATCCATCGTCCAATAAGGAAGTCCGGACATAGAAAAATTTACTCCTGCAGCAATTTGATTTTTCATGTCCGTCCACGTAGAACCAACATCGCCACTCCATATTGCCGCGGCATAACGCTGAGAACCTGCAAAACCAGAACGCGTTAGTAAGAAAACTCTTTTATTAGGATCGGTTGAACGTTGCCCTTCATAAATGCCTTTTGCATTTTGTAGTGGATATACGTTCAAATATGCTGCTGCACTGCCGAGTGCAGTTGGCGTCATTTGTTGTTTTCTTTTTTCAGGCGACACATTGGAAAGAATATCCGGTTCGCTTGCGTCCATCCACCAGGCATCAATTCCCTTGCTGTAAATTTTCTTGTTGATCAAATCCCAGAAACCTTTTCGTGCATTAGCGTTGAATGCATCATAGAAAGTAGAAACATAGCCTTTGCCGATCCAGTCTCTTTGACGGTCTGCAATATTTCTTTTATATAACCAGCCATTCGTTTCAAAATCATTGTAGGTTGAAATGCCTTCATAAAATTTTGGCCACACAGAGATCATGATCTGTGTATTGTATTTTTTATGCAATACATCTATCATACTGTCGGGAGAAGGAAAACGTGATTTGTCAAACTCCTGGCTGCCCCATTCTGCTTCTTTCCAATAGCTCCAGTCTAAAACAATATTATCTATGGGTATTTGTCTTTTACGGAATTCATCAACTGTTGAGAGAATTTCATTCTCTGTTTTGTACCGCTCACGGCTTTGCCAAAAGCCAAGCGCCCATTTTGGAACAATCGGTGCTTTGCCGGTAATATCGCGATAGCCGGAAATGACTTCATCCATGTTATTGCCATAGATAAAATAGTAATCAACCTGTTTGCCTGCTTCAGAAGAAAAACTGAAATTGTTTTGTTCTTCTTCACTCAATGGTTCCTGCCATTTCAAAGAGAGATAAGATTCTGCTCCTTGAGGCGCCCATTCAATTTTGATGGCTGTCTTGTCGCCTTTTCTCAAATCCACAGGAACCAATGCTGGTGCAGGATTCCATGCTTTTCGCCAGTGGTCTAACACAAGTTTGCCATTAAGCCATACTTTTAGCGAACCGCCAAATGTGAACTGAAACTGGTGAAGCCCGGAAAAATAACTTTCTATACTACCTTCCCATGTTACCACACCCGTTGCAGGTGTAAATTCTTTTGGAAGCTGCATTTTTGAGTCTCCCAAAAACTCCATACTTATATTTCCCTCTGCTCTTTCAGTAACTATATCCTGTGGCTTTTGCTTATTGTTTGCATAAGAAGCCGTAAGCCATCCTTCTTCTCCTTTTTTTGAATAAAGCTGCAATGCAGAAAGCGGCTCGAGTGGTCTTACGTCTCCGGCTTTCGTTAAGGAATAATTATCCCAAAGAATACCGTAATGTTTACTGGAAATCAAAAAAGGGATTGCTACTTCGGTATTGTTTTGAAAGAACGTGACTTGCTGTCCACGGTAATTCATAATACCATCCTGGTGTTGTCCCAATCCATACCACGCATCATCTGCACTTGCCTGAAAAGTCTGGGTAAGATTATAATAACGCTGACCATCAAAAACAGCATTTTTAAAACTTCTTCCATCAATTGGTTTTTCATCTAATATTTTTTTACCCGTTATATCACAAAAAGAAACAGCACCTGTTTTAAGATTGACGATAGCGGTGAGTGTTTTTGTTTTTAAACTAAGATTATCGTTTGATGGGATAAGTTGCCATGCTACATCCTGACTTTTTCTATAAATCGTTATAAGGCTTTCATGTGGAGGGATTTCTTTTCCCGGTGCAGCAATTACTCTTATAATATTATCAGAAACCACTTCCAGTTTTACGGCGCAGGATATGCCCGTGAACTGCGGGTCTGTAAAAACAATAACGCCATCTTTTGCTTCAATATAAGAAGCTCCTCCTGCCAATACAGCATTATATAAACAGAGAAAAAGAGCGTTTAGCAATAGCAGTCGTAATTTCATATACAGCAATTCTGTGCGTTTATTGATCGCTGTAAAACTATTTTCATCTTAGCGCAAACAGGGAAGTCAAATGTTGCAATTGAGGGTATCAAATGTTGCAAATACCGGACTGTATTGGGTTTTAGACAAGGATCTGTTGTAAAAGGTCTTAAAAAAGGAGGGAAAAGAAATTCTTTTGTGAACCCAGCAGTAGTTTTTCATGGAATCGTTCCTTGCGTCGCACTCTTGTACAAAAGAACAGCTATGAGCTATTAGCTGCGAGCCATGAGCAGAAAGAGAAAAAGCTCGAAGCTCATAGCAAGCCGCTCACAGCTCAACAGTACAAGTGAGTGACACAACAGGCGATGCCATGATAATCCAAAGCCGGGAACAAAAAATAATCAGGCAGGCTCCTGGCTGTTATCACTCTTGTTTGCTACGTACTGCGAAGGCGATACTTTGAATTCTTCTTTGAAGAACTTTGAAAAATGTTTGGGATTATTGAAACCGACTTCGTAAGCAATCTCGGAAACCGACATACCGCTTTTTTCCAATAACTGCGCGGCTCTTTTTAAACGCATGGAGCGGATGAACTCTATGGGCGTTTTGCCGGTGAGGGAAAGAATTTTTCTATATAAAGTAACGCGGTTCATGAACATGTCACGACTAAAATCTTCCACTGAAAAATCCGGGTTGTCCATATTTTTCTCTATAGCTTCTAACGCTTGTTTCAGGAACTTTTCGTCAACTGGCGTTATGGTAACTTCTTCCGGGTGAACTTCAATTTGCTTTTGAAAGCGTTTCTGCAATAATTTTTGCTGTGCAAGCAAATTCCTGATACGTGACGCAAGAATTTCAAAAGTAAAAGGTTTGGTGATGTAGTCATTTACGCCAATATTAAAACCTTCGAGTTGCTTTTCTTCGCTTCCTTTCGCCGTGAGCAGAATAACGGGAATATGGGAAGTAAGCGTTTCGTTTTTTATTTTCCTGGCTAATTGAATTCCGTCCATTACAGGCATCATAATGTCGCTTACAACAAGGTCTGGGTTTACCTGTTTTATTTTCTCCCAACCTTCCTTGCCGTTGGAAGCCTCTTCTACATGATATTGCGCCTTGAGGTTGTCTTTTAAATAGAAGCGAATGTCTTCATTGTCTTCGATTACCATTATCGTCTGCTTTTTGCCACTTCTGCTGCTTGTTTCAGATAGTAATTGTTCAGTGTCTTCTGCAGGTATGGGAACGGTTGTGTTTCGAGTTGAAGGTTCATATATTTTTTTTGCAGGAAGCAGCACTGTAAAGCAGGTGCCTTTTTCAGGCTCGCTCTTTACTGTAATAATTCCATTGTGAAGTTTTACAAACTCTTTTGTGATTGCAAGACCAATACCTGTACCCTGGTTAACCATGCTTTGAGGAACATCCGTTTGAAAAAACCGTTCAAAGATTTTGTCGTGCATGTCTTCAGGAATGCCAATGCCTGTATCCTTTACTTCTATAACAAGCGTTCCATTAGCTTCATTATTAGAGGGTGGATTGTAAAGAAGATTGATGCTGACTGTGCCGCCATCGTGTGTATATTTAAAAGCATTTGACAGCAGGTTGAATAATATTTTTTCAATCTTATCCTTGTCAAAATAAATCTCAAGGCTATCAATGTTTGATGCAAATGAAAACTGAATGTTTTTCTTTTCAGCAATATCCGTGAAGGAGTGACTGATATCTTCAGCAAATGCGATAATATCACCTATAGAAGGATGCAATTTTATTTCCTGTACTTCCATTTTTCTAAAGTCGAGCAGTTGATTTACGAGGTTCAATAAACGCTTTGCATTTCGTTGCACAAGGTTTAATTGATTTTTTTGCTCTTCATCTGAAGTGTGTTTGATGATCTTATCTAAAGGAGAAATAATAAGGCTTAAGGGTGTGCGAAATTCATGGCTTACATTGGTGAAGAATTTTGTTTTCAATTGCTCTATGGCATGAGCCCTCTCAACTTCCCTGCGTTGCTGTTGCACTTCAAAGCGCATTTGAATTCTATCTAACGTGATGCGGCGTGCAAGTATAAACAACCCTGCTGCAATCAATACATAAATAATGTATGCAAATGGCGTTCTCCAGAAGGGCGGCTCAATATTTATCTGCAACGTTTTTACATCGCTCCACAAACCGTTGCCATTTAAAACTTTTACTTTAAAAGTATAGTGCCCCGGGTCCAGGTTTGTGTACGTGACCTGGCGTTGGTTGCCATTTGCATATAACCAATCAGGGTTAAATCCCTGGAGCATGTACGCATATTTATCCCGGGTACTGTGTGCAAAATCAAGCGACACAAATTCTATAGAGAAAACATTCTCTTTGTATTTGAGGTCAATGCTTTGTAGCTGTGATAGAGATTCTTTTAAAAGTACACGATCATTAATTATTGCACCTGGCTCAATATTGTTATTAAAAATTTGTAGGCCTGTAAAAATAATTTTAGGATTATAAGAAGGCTTTTCAATTTTATCAGGATTAATGATGTTGAAACCGGAAGGTCCGCCAAAAAGCAATTCTCCTGTTCTTGTTTTTATTGCGGCGTTATCATTGAATTCGCGGTTCTGAAGATTGTTTGTTTCATCATAATTAATGATGAACAAACTGATGCCATTTTCTTTTTCCTGCGGAATTGCATTGCATAAACCATTAGGCGTGGAAATCCAAAGTGTTTGATAATTATCTTCCAGGATATTCAATATAATATTATCAGGAAGACCATTTGATGTAGAAAATACCTGGAAGCTTTTTGTTTGTTCATTAAAGAGATTCAAACCTTCCGCAGTACCTACCCAAATTCTTCCTTTACTGTCTTGTAAGAGGGAGATGACATTGTCAGTACTCAAGCTATTGTCTTCGCTTGTATGCCTGTAAAAAACAGGTGTTGTTTTATTTTTTTCAAAAACAGTAATGCCAATATCTGAACCTATCCACAGGTCTCCGTTTCTATCCTGCATAATTCCAGATATATAATTCGATGACACAACATTTCGCCTGCCATCTTTATTTTGAAAATGCTTAAAGCTGTTTGTTTTTCTATCAAATAAATCAAGCCCGCTGCCTAAAGTACCTATCCACAGATTTTGCTCGCTGTCCTCAAATATTTCCCATACATTATCGTTTGACAAACTAAAAGAATCATTTTCGCTGTGCCTGTAGTGTGTAAACTTATTACCATCGAAACTGTTTAAGCCGCCGAGATAAGTGCCAATCCATAACGTGTTATCATGATCAATGAATAAGCTTACGATAACGTTATTGCTTAGGCTATTTACATCATTAGGATTGTGCAGGTATTGTTTGAATGTATTGTTTTTCCTGTCGAAATATATTAAGCCTCCACCGTTGGTTCCAATCCAGATATTACCATTTTTATCTTCAACAAAGCGGTTTACATCATCATATTGAAGGCTCTTCAAGTTTGATAGTTCATGGTGATAATAAGGAAACTTTACAATGTTGCTGTTTAAATAACTTACACCCTGCTTATAGGTTCCAAGCCATATAATTCCTTTGTCGTCTTTGTATAAAGCAGTGATACTATTCTGACTGAGGCTCTTTGGATCCTTGGGGTCATTCAAGAGATACCTGGTTTTGAAATTGTTTTTTTTATCGATCAGCGTTACGCCTCCATGATCAGTTGCAACCCATAAGACCCCGTTGTTATCCTGCACAATATGAGTCACGACGTTGGAACTCAATCGTGACGGAAATGAAGTTTCGTTAAACTGAACGACAGAATTATTCTGTTGATGAAAAAGAAAAAGTCCGGAGGCAAATCGCCAAAACAGCAAGTCGCCATCACTGTCAATAAAAAAGTCATAAAAAGCCGTGCCTTCCGTATCAGCATTTTGCAAAGCGAAACTGGAGAAAATAACTTTGTTTGTGTTTATATCATACTTCTGCAAAAATCCATTTTGATATACCAGCCATAATTTTCCATCATTTGTTTCTTTTATGGAAGTAATTCTCTCAGAAGTATTAAGGAAATTACCAGTGATCGCTTTTACTTTTTTATCGGTAGATGAATAAAGATATAATGCATTGTCGTAGAGAAACCAATATCTTCCGCTATTTCCTTTTACGATATTTACAACATAACCTGAAGGCAAACCGAGAGCATGTAAATAACTTTCATTTGCCATAAATTTTTCCGTATGTGAATTGTAAATGCAGGCAGGAGCCCTCGTTACCACCCACATCTTTCCATCAGGCAGTTCGTAAAGCGCATTGATATGGCTATCGGTTAATGAAGTGCTGTCGTTAGATTGTTTACGGAATATCTTGAAAGAGTAGCCATCAAAACGATCAAGACCCGATGTAGTACCAAACCATAAAAAGCCATCCTGGTCTTTTAGTATAGCATTAACCTGGTTATTCGAAAGACCATTATAAATATCAAGCCTGGAAAAACCATAACCTTCACTTTGAGCAAAAACAGTAAAGGACATTAACAGCAAAACAGTAAAAATAAGCAGACGCATCACTACATGATTAACTTAAAGAGGGTTTCGCATTAAGAACCGCAAAGCACTTATTCTGATTCTCCTGAAACCGAAATTACACTAAACAAAGTGAGCAAGATCATTTTGTTTGTCGGGATGGTGCACAGCCCTAATTTTT
Coding sequences within it:
- a CDS encoding RagB/SusD family nutrient uptake outer membrane protein: MKRLNKILLIAVIAVSCFACNKSFLDRPSQSQISSDNFYKTTADLRLATASLYGGSPWGVWHHEAYLPLGDILSGNGNRQWISDWVQLYTRTITAGNSVMQGGWKGLYNLIGQCNGVINSIEQKADKSISDADKNAAIGEAKFIRGTAYYYLAMLWGAVPIIEDNSKLIQDPLLKRNVVSDVYQFVVNDLTFAANSLPRNDEKGRVTTWSAQGMLAKVYLTMSGLEGNGSRDQKLLDSAKKYAGTVCNESGLSLLNNYYNLFQSQYNDNQEVLFALQWATGPSIGWEEGNLLLTYSPSNDINPQKNGAWLSLDPTYDLYLNYSAKDSIRRKASFMLNGDYYPELNAAGGGYTATSQSMKKHIIGNEKDNNSPSMTFTASIEHDALLRLADVYLVYAEAILGNNGTTSDAEGLKYFNKVRTRAGVDPVSTINIDSILKERRIEFAFEGQYWLDLVRLSYWNSAKAVNILNNQQRVTFKYENGIATPDSPIGTAVVPANISSFTLQLPASELAADPNLAEPPVKYF
- a CDS encoding SusC/RagA family TonB-linked outer membrane protein translates to MRLKRQHPKRAKSRLLFFLFFLLLAMNSRAQEKSVEKKITGRVYAAFSEQPLVDVTVLIKGTSVHTSTDSTGRFVINAKVGDVIVIGRVGYLQKEVTVGKSNTIELKLEENGSDLKDVVVIGYGKTKRKDVTGAISSISGEELRQTLPTTIDQALQGKVAGVMVQQVSGQPGGGVAIQVRGVSSITGNNAPLYVIDGVIIPSPNDPGSGSNPLNTINPSEIESIDVLKDASASAIYGSQATNGVIIITTKRGKAGASSVSYEGYYGLQEIPKKLPTVNLQEFASLLNDRAVVWQFDARPELANPKYLGTGTDWQAELFRKAPMQNHSVTVNGGDARTQYLFSASYFDQEGIALGSDFKRFSVRLNLDNKTTNWLKIGTSLQLAHVDENVNSTTSSVISNALSLTPDVPVKNLDGSWGGVTNDAGWVVPIPNPVGLALLNSHTKKRNQVFGNVYAEIQFYRDLSLRNEVSGNFDFTNEKSFNPTYDFGRAKNTTNSASSASSQNIYTVVRNYLTYAHLFGKLSLNALAGHESQLNTFESVSASRRDFPSDNVTSVSSGDANTAANGGISGSGPALESYFGRVNLGWNDKYLLTGNVRRDGSSNFPADNRWVTTSSGAFAWRINNEKLLKGIKFINDLKLRLGYGVTNNQGIPGNTFVTMLSTVNNGLSGTAQFQSNLANPYVSWEKTKYANAGIDGTFLNWRLSFSFDIYDRQTDGLLLKLPLPLFSGTTTSWSPGAMQAPYVNIGAISNKGFDFRISSTNIRSKNITWRTDITVSHNVNKIISLGNGDVGANLSQTYNGYVFEKTVVGQAIGSFYGYVFDGIFATPGDFKSHALPVDQSGNPYPVSPNGGGIWYGDRKYKDLNGDGVINTNDQTFLGSPLPKYQFGLNNSFTYKDFDLNIFLSGSYGNKVFNQLTISQTYPGNNTNYFKAVLGYARVEYLDPNASHADVNNAYVSNPDTKIVGLRNDNTNENLRPSDLYIEDGSFIRCKNITLGYRIPERLLSKAHMHALRVYATVSNAFIITKYSGMDPEIGSWNPLQAGWDGGYYPQPRTFTFGVNLNLTK
- a CDS encoding TIM-barrel domain-containing protein, whose product is MKLRLLLLNALFLCLYNAVLAGGASYIEAKDGVIVFTDPQFTGISCAVKLEVVSDNIIRVIAAPGKEIPPHESLITIYRKSQDVAWQLIPSNDNLSLKTKTLTAIVNLKTGAVSFCDITGKKILDEKPIDGRSFKNAVFDGQRYYNLTQTFQASADDAWYGLGQHQDGIMNYRGQQVTFFQNNTEVAIPFLISSKHYGILWDNYSLTKAGDVRPLEPLSALQLYSKKGEEGWLTASYANNKQKPQDIVTERAEGNISMEFLGDSKMQLPKEFTPATGVVTWEGSIESYFSGLHQFQFTFGGSLKVWLNGKLVLDHWRKAWNPAPALVPVDLRKGDKTAIKIEWAPQGAESYLSLKWQEPLSEEEQNNFSFSSEAGKQVDYYFIYGNNMDEVISGYRDITGKAPIVPKWALGFWQSRERYKTENEILSTVDEFRKRQIPIDNIVLDWSYWKEAEWGSQEFDKSRFPSPDSMIDVLHKKYNTQIMISVWPKFYEGISTYNDFETNGWLYKRNIADRQRDWIGKGYVSTFYDAFNANARKGFWDLINKKIYSKGIDAWWMDASEPDILSNVSPEKRKQQMTPTALGSAAAYLNVYPLQNAKGIYEGQRSTDPNKRVFLLTRSGFAGSQRYAAAIWSGDVGSTWTDMKNQIAAGVNFSMSGLPYWTMDIGGFVVPEKFEKPNAEKLEEWRELMTRWSQFGTFVPLFRVHGQYPFREIFNTASEDHPAYKSFLYYDKLRYRLLPYIYSLAGETYHDNYTIMRGLAMDFATDTAVLNIGDQYMCGPSLLINPVYEYKQRNRNLYLPTCAGWYDLYSGKYFEGGRKLNADAPYERMPVFVKAGSIIPFGPELQYTSEKPADTITLNVYTGADASFKLYEDEGTNYNYEKGAFSIIPINYNDTTKTLTIDKREGSFDGMLTKRTFRIVWISKDKPKDFNTAQNADATVTYQGEQITVNMK